The Frankiales bacterium genome has a window encoding:
- a CDS encoding IS3 family transposase (programmed frameshift), translating to MPKKIDPKVKERCLQQMLEHVSEYPNPTAAAEAIAKRNGVGAETVRRLYAQALVDGGQRRGATSEELAEIRELKAKVRRLEEDNDILRRASGFLRGGARPPQSLIVAFVDECREAGHAVESICRVLREQGCQVAARTYRSWASPTQVVAARTVSDAQVMDLVRDLAWTLDAEGVRRLTPEGLYGRRKMTRLVRRSMPTVSRGAVDRAMKALGLRGVRRSKGVRTTIPGKDGRRAGDLLNRDFTAAAPNRTWVMDFTYVRTWAGFVYVSFVVDVFAQKIVAWHCAPSKDVELVMTPLRMATWARRREGHPVEPGQLIGHSDAGSQYTSIKFTDHLDLEGLRPSIGSVGDAYDNALMECVIGLFKTEAIRTTVFHPGAYRTIADVEWTAAGWVDWYNNRRLHSSLDYLTPEEFEQAHYTALTREPQPA from the exons GTGCCGAAGAAGATCGATCCGAAGGTGAAGGAGCGCTGTCTCCAGCAGATGCTGGAGCACGTCTCGGAGTATCCGAACCCGACCGCGGCGGCGGAGGCGATCGCCAAGCGCAACGGGGTGGGCGCTGAGACCGTGCGCCGGTTGTATGCCCAGGCGCTGGTTGATGGTGGGCAGCGTCGCGGTGCGACCAGTGAGGAGCTGGCGGAGATCCGGGAGCTGAAGGCCAAGGTCCGCCGGCTCGAGGAGGACAACGACATCCTGCGTCGGGCGTCGG GTTTTCTTCGCGGGGGAGCTCGACCCCCGCAATCGTTGATCGTCGCGTTCGTCGACGAGTGCCGCGAGGCTGGTCATGCGGTCGAGTCGATCTGCCGGGTCCTGCGCGAGCAGGGCTGCCAGGTCGCCGCACGGACCTACCGGTCCTGGGCCAGCCCCACTCAGGTCGTCGCGGCCCGCACCGTCTCGGACGCGCAGGTGATGGACCTGGTGCGTGACCTGGCCTGGACCCTCGACGCCGAGGGAGTGCGCCGGTTGACCCCGGAGGGCCTCTACGGGCGTCGGAAGATGACCCGCCTGGTCCGCCGCTCGATGCCGACCGTGTCGCGTGGGGCGGTGGACCGGGCCATGAAAGCCCTCGGTCTCAGGGGAGTCCGGCGGTCCAAGGGGGTGCGGACCACGATCCCGGGCAAGGACGGGCGCCGCGCCGGTGACCTGCTCAACCGGGACTTCACCGCGGCGGCCCCGAACCGGACCTGGGTCATGGACTTCACCTACGTCCGGACCTGGGCCGGGTTCGTCTACGTCTCCTTCGTCGTCGACGTGTTCGCCCAGAAGATCGTGGCCTGGCACTGCGCGCCCAGCAAGGACGTCGAGCTGGTCATGACCCCGCTGCGGATGGCGACCTGGGCTCGCCGCCGCGAGGGCCACCCGGTCGAGCCCGGTCAGCTGATCGGGCACTCCGATGCCGGCAGCCAGTACACCTCGATCAAGTTCACCGACCACCTCGACCTCGAGGGCCTGCGACCCTCGATCGGCAGCGTCGGCGACGCCTACGACAACGCCCTGATGGAGTGCGTGATCGGCCTGTTCAAGACCGAGGCCATCCGCACCACCGTGTTCCACCCCGGCGCCTACCGCACCATCGCCGACGTCGAGTGGACCGCCGCCGGCTGGGTCGACTGGTACAACAACCGGCGCCTGCACAGTAGCCTCGACTACCTGACCCCCGAAGAGTTCGAGCAAGCCCACTACACGGCCCTCACCCGAGAGCCGCAACCCGCATAG
- a CDS encoding threonylcarbamoyl-AMP synthase yields the protein MLTDDVGHCVDLLRAGGLVALPTETVYGLGADAENPDAVARVYAAKGRPADHPLIVHLADAAAVDDGWAVDVPPWARLLAAACWPGPLTLVLPRGPRAGLHVTGGQGTVGLRVPAHPVAHALLSAFGGGVAAPSANRFGRVSPTDAEHVLDELAGVLEPGRDAVLVGGPSEVGVESTIVDCTGPAPRLLRPGAVGALEVEAVTGLDLVAPDAGVRAPGTLAAHYAPSAEIVLADAAAAAGAVAAAAPPVGLLAPADVDAPVGAVRLAAPADAAAYARALYAALRRADVEGLRTVVAVAPEGGPLAAAVLDRLRRAAVGSARH from the coding sequence CTGCTCACCGACGACGTCGGGCACTGCGTCGACCTGCTGCGCGCGGGAGGGCTGGTCGCCCTGCCGACCGAGACGGTGTACGGCCTCGGCGCCGACGCGGAGAACCCGGACGCCGTGGCGCGCGTGTACGCGGCCAAGGGGCGGCCGGCCGACCACCCGCTGATCGTGCACCTCGCGGACGCCGCGGCCGTCGACGACGGGTGGGCGGTCGACGTGCCGCCGTGGGCCCGGCTGCTGGCGGCCGCGTGCTGGCCGGGTCCGCTCACGCTCGTGCTGCCGCGCGGGCCGCGGGCGGGGCTGCACGTCACCGGCGGGCAGGGCACCGTCGGCCTGCGGGTGCCCGCGCACCCCGTGGCCCATGCACTGCTGAGCGCCTTCGGCGGCGGGGTGGCCGCGCCGAGCGCCAACCGCTTCGGGCGCGTGTCGCCCACCGACGCCGAGCACGTGCTCGACGAGCTGGCCGGCGTGCTCGAGCCCGGCCGCGACGCCGTGCTCGTCGGCGGCCCGAGCGAGGTGGGCGTGGAGTCGACCATCGTCGACTGCACCGGGCCAGCACCGCGGCTGCTGCGGCCCGGGGCCGTCGGCGCACTGGAGGTGGAGGCGGTCACGGGCCTCGACCTGGTCGCACCGGACGCCGGCGTGCGCGCCCCCGGCACGCTCGCGGCGCACTACGCGCCGAGCGCCGAGATCGTGCTCGCCGACGCCGCAGCCGCAGCGGGGGCGGTCGCCGCGGCCGCGCCGCCCGTCGGGCTGCTCGCGCCGGCGGACGTCGACGCGCCAGTGGGAGCCGTGCGCCTGGCCGCGCCCGCGGACGCCGCGGCGTACGCGCGGGCGCTGTACGCCGCGCTGCGCAGGGCCGACGTCGAGGGCCTGCGCACCGTGGTGGCCGTGGCCCCCGAGGGGGGTCCGCTCGCCGCCGCGGTGCTCGACCGGCTGCGCCGGGCGGCCGTGGGCTCCGCGCGCCACTGA
- a CDS encoding carbon-nitrogen family hydrolase, which produces MTRVALVQLDSSDTEPVADRVERAAALVEGLSGVELAVLPELWTVGAFDLAAAREHAEPLDGPVVTRMREAARRAGIWLHAGSYPELAGDRRYNTSVVVDPDGDVVATYRKQHLFGWEDGEPSVMTAGDDLVVLPTPLGATGLATCYDLRFPELFRRLVDSGAETYLMASGWPTPRIEHWSVLTRARAIENQAWVVACNSAGRHAGVAMGGRSVVVDPRGEVVAEAGEAEEVLLADVDPDLAVQWRRSFPALTDRRL; this is translated from the coding sequence ATGACGCGTGTCGCCCTCGTGCAGCTCGACTCCTCGGACACCGAGCCGGTCGCGGACCGGGTCGAGCGCGCGGCCGCGCTCGTGGAGGGCCTGTCCGGCGTCGAGCTCGCGGTGCTGCCGGAGCTGTGGACCGTGGGCGCGTTCGACCTCGCCGCCGCGCGGGAGCACGCCGAGCCGCTCGACGGCCCGGTCGTCACGCGGATGCGCGAGGCCGCGCGGCGTGCCGGGATCTGGCTGCACGCCGGCTCCTACCCGGAGCTCGCGGGCGACCGGCGCTACAACACCAGCGTCGTCGTCGACCCGGATGGCGACGTCGTCGCGACCTACCGCAAGCAGCACCTGTTCGGCTGGGAGGACGGCGAGCCGTCCGTGATGACCGCGGGCGACGACCTGGTCGTGCTCCCGACGCCGCTGGGCGCGACCGGACTGGCCACCTGCTACGACCTGCGCTTCCCCGAGCTGTTCCGGCGGCTGGTGGACTCCGGCGCGGAGACCTACCTCATGGCCTCGGGCTGGCCCACGCCGCGGATCGAGCACTGGTCGGTGCTCACCCGGGCCCGGGCCATCGAGAACCAGGCGTGGGTGGTGGCCTGCAACAGCGCGGGCCGTCACGCCGGCGTCGCGATGGGCGGGCGCTCGGTGGTGGTCGACCCGCGCGGCGAGGTGGTGGCCGAGGCCGGCGAGGCCGAGGAGGTGCTGCTCGCCGACGTCGACCCGGACCTCGCCGTGCAGTGGCGCCGCTCGTTCCCCGCGCTCACCGACCGGAGGCTCTGA
- a CDS encoding MFS transporter — translation MFRALSVRNYRLYFSGQVLSNAGTWMQRVAQDWLVLDLSGSSGVALGITTGLQFLPYLLFSLWGGTLADRFDRRRLLLTTQAAMGALAVVLGVITLRGNATVELVYLLAFLLGVASAIDNPARQAFVNEIVGPDSLHNAISLNSASFNLARLAGPALAGLLVALIGSGWVFVLNGASFVVTIAALLLMRPAELFPQVRQRGSVRFVEGLRYVRERRHLVLVLVMLFGVATFGLNYQLTMALMARQQFHLGAAEFGLMSTALAAGALVGSLLAARRHHVSLRLVVGAALAFGGVEVLVGLSPSYPAMLLSLPFAGALAMTFTTSSQSYLQTHADSWVRGRVMGIFTLVFFGGTPLGAPVIGWAADAFGPRSGLVGGGLLTVAWVVLGALYYRGRRPGPGVVDDPPDLVGTGAAPEGTGSPV, via the coding sequence ATGTTCCGCGCCCTCTCGGTGCGCAACTACCGCCTCTACTTCTCCGGCCAGGTGCTCTCGAACGCCGGCACGTGGATGCAGCGCGTCGCGCAGGACTGGCTGGTGCTCGACCTGTCGGGCTCCTCCGGCGTCGCGCTCGGCATCACCACCGGCCTGCAGTTCCTGCCCTACCTGCTGTTCTCGCTGTGGGGCGGCACGCTGGCCGACCGCTTCGACCGCCGGCGCCTGCTGCTGACGACGCAGGCCGCGATGGGCGCGCTCGCCGTCGTGCTCGGTGTCATCACGCTGCGCGGCAACGCCACGGTCGAGCTCGTCTACCTGCTCGCCTTCCTGCTCGGCGTCGCATCGGCCATCGACAACCCGGCGCGGCAGGCGTTCGTGAACGAGATCGTCGGCCCGGACTCGCTGCACAACGCGATCTCGCTCAACAGCGCGTCGTTCAACCTCGCCCGGCTGGCCGGCCCGGCCCTCGCCGGGCTGTTGGTGGCCCTCATCGGCAGCGGCTGGGTGTTCGTGCTCAACGGCGCGTCGTTCGTCGTCACCATCGCCGCGCTGCTGCTCATGCGCCCGGCCGAGCTGTTCCCCCAGGTGCGCCAGCGCGGATCGGTGCGCTTCGTCGAGGGCCTGCGCTACGTGCGCGAGCGGCGGCACCTGGTGCTGGTGCTCGTGATGCTGTTCGGCGTCGCAACGTTCGGGCTCAACTACCAGCTCACCATGGCGCTCATGGCGCGGCAGCAGTTCCACCTCGGGGCCGCCGAGTTCGGCCTCATGTCCACGGCCCTGGCCGCGGGCGCGCTGGTCGGGTCGCTGCTGGCCGCGCGGCGCCACCACGTGTCGCTGCGCCTGGTCGTCGGCGCGGCGCTGGCCTTCGGCGGAGTCGAGGTCCTCGTGGGCCTCTCGCCGAGCTACCCCGCGATGCTGCTCTCGCTGCCGTTCGCCGGCGCGCTGGCCATGACGTTCACGACGTCGTCGCAGAGCTACCTGCAGACGCACGCCGACTCGTGGGTCCGCGGACGGGTGATGGGGATCTTCACCCTCGTGTTCTTCGGCGGGACTCCGCTGGGCGCACCGGTGATCGGCTGGGCCGCCGACGCGTTCGGCCCTCGCTCGGGCCTCGTGGGCGGCGGTCTGCTCACCGTGGCCTGGGTGGTGCTCGGCGCCCTCTACTACCGCGGCAGGCGTCCGGGCCCCGGCGTCGTCGACGACCCGCCCGACCTCGTCGGCACCGGCGCGGCGCCCGAGGGCACCGGCTCGCCGGTCTGA
- a CDS encoding acyl-CoA dehydrogenase, which yields MGHYKANLRDIEFNLFEVFGAQDRLGTGPFAEMDVDTAREILAEVERLAEGPLAASFAEADRTPPVYDPVTCTVTMPEGFKASFRALMDSGFWNLDLPRHLGGPGAPASLRWAASEMLLGANPPAFMYMSGPGFAAILDHLGNEEQKRFARVMIERQWGATMVLTEPDAGSDVGAGRTKAVQQPDGSWHITGVKRFISSAEHDMAENIVHLVLARPEGARGGTKGLSLFVVPKFHYDLETGELGARNGVYTTNVEKKMGIKASTTCELTFGEKEPAIGWLVGDVHDGIAQMFKVIEYARMMVGTKAIATLSTGYLNALDYAKNRVQGGDLATFSDKDAPRVTITHHPDVRRSLMLQKAYAEGMRALVHFTAYYQDQVELNLAGAPAEVDLDTAERMNDLLLPIVKGVGSERSYEQLAQSLQTLGGSGFLQDYPIEQYLRDSKIDTLYEGTTAIQGLDLFFRKMVRDQFSSLTRLAGEIQDFAKGDAGNGTLAREREMLGQALEDVQGIVGAMGGYAMKSQSDPRELYKVGQNTTRLLLGLGDLILGWLLLRQAAVAVTALGGSPSESDRAFYQGKIAAARFFVAQRFPVLAAERAVAEATDNDLMDLDEAAF from the coding sequence ATGGGTCACTACAAGGCGAACCTGCGGGACATCGAGTTCAACCTGTTCGAGGTCTTCGGCGCGCAGGACCGGCTCGGCACGGGTCCCTTCGCGGAGATGGACGTCGACACCGCGCGCGAGATCCTCGCCGAGGTCGAGCGCCTGGCCGAGGGTCCGCTCGCCGCGTCGTTCGCCGAGGCGGACCGCACGCCGCCGGTCTACGACCCGGTCACGTGCACCGTGACGATGCCCGAGGGCTTCAAGGCGTCCTTCCGGGCGCTCATGGACTCCGGCTTCTGGAACCTCGACCTGCCGCGCCACCTCGGCGGCCCGGGCGCCCCGGCGTCGCTGCGCTGGGCGGCCAGCGAGATGCTGCTCGGCGCCAACCCGCCCGCGTTCATGTACATGTCCGGCCCGGGCTTCGCCGCGATCCTCGACCACCTCGGCAACGAGGAGCAGAAGCGCTTCGCGCGCGTCATGATCGAGCGGCAGTGGGGCGCCACGATGGTGCTCACCGAGCCCGACGCCGGCTCGGACGTCGGCGCCGGCCGCACCAAGGCCGTGCAGCAGCCCGACGGCTCGTGGCACATCACCGGCGTGAAGCGGTTCATCTCCTCGGCCGAGCACGACATGGCCGAGAACATCGTCCACCTCGTGCTGGCCCGGCCCGAGGGCGCCCGCGGCGGCACCAAGGGCCTCTCGCTGTTCGTCGTGCCGAAGTTCCACTACGACCTCGAGACCGGCGAGCTCGGCGCGCGCAACGGCGTCTACACCACCAACGTCGAGAAGAAGATGGGCATCAAGGCCTCGACCACGTGCGAGCTCACCTTCGGCGAGAAGGAGCCCGCGATCGGGTGGCTCGTGGGCGACGTCCACGACGGCATCGCGCAGATGTTCAAGGTGATCGAGTACGCCCGGATGATGGTGGGCACCAAGGCCATCGCCACGCTCTCCACCGGCTACCTCAACGCGCTCGACTACGCGAAGAACCGCGTGCAGGGCGGCGACCTCGCCACCTTCTCGGACAAGGACGCCCCGCGGGTCACCATCACCCACCACCCCGACGTGCGGCGCAGCCTCATGCTGCAGAAGGCGTACGCCGAGGGCATGCGGGCCCTGGTGCACTTCACCGCCTACTACCAGGACCAGGTGGAGCTCAACCTCGCGGGCGCTCCCGCGGAGGTCGACCTCGACACCGCCGAGCGCATGAACGACCTGCTGCTCCCGATCGTCAAGGGCGTGGGCTCCGAGCGGTCGTACGAGCAGCTGGCCCAGTCGCTGCAGACCCTCGGCGGCTCCGGGTTCCTCCAGGACTACCCGATCGAGCAGTACCTGCGCGACTCCAAGATCGACACCCTCTACGAGGGCACCACCGCGATCCAGGGCCTCGACCTGTTCTTCCGCAAGATGGTGCGCGACCAGTTCTCCTCGCTCACCCGGCTCGCCGGCGAGATCCAGGACTTCGCCAAGGGCGACGCCGGCAACGGCACGCTCGCGCGCGAGCGCGAGATGCTCGGGCAGGCGCTCGAAGACGTGCAGGGCATCGTGGGCGCCATGGGCGGCTACGCGATGAAGTCGCAGTCGGACCCGCGCGAGCTCTACAAGGTGGGACAGAACACCACCCGCCTCCTGCTCGGCCTCGGCGACCTCATCCTGGGCTGGCTGCTGCTGCGCCAGGCGGCCGTCGCCGTCACCGCGCTCGGCGGCTCGCCGTCGGAGTCCGACCGCGCCTTCTACCAGGGCAAGATCGCGGCGGCCCGGTTCTTCGTCGCGCAGCGCTTCCCGGTGCTGGCCGCGGAGCGCGCCGTGGCCGAGGCCACCGACAACGACCTCATGGACCTCGACGAGGCCGCGTTCTGA
- a CDS encoding AI-2E family transporter translates to MTDITGAAGVPATVTAPPDPADRLPTSRAVWRSAWVVVAVVAVGLFVNFVVGDGGAVIFTVLMSWFAAVAMEPAVRPLSRHMRRGAATGIVMVSFVVLSVLFVLVFGQLLVSQIKGIVTALPGLVDHLLTTVSGWTGSTLSLNDLLASLNIAPNDLAAYAGNILAAVLTLAGAVLSSVFGLFTFGLFTFYISADYLRLRTYIATLFPLRVQRAVIDVWDVTATKTGNYVAARVVLATINSVTTGIVFVIIGMPYWLALAIWTGVVAQFVPTIGTYISIILPVIVGLLSPTPIVGVIALVWALLYQQVENLTIEPRISARAVDVHPAVAFGSVMLGAALFGAAGALLAIPVIAMVISLSEGFRLRHGVDPKALEPPALAPPMGLVPKRRKRSDRHDTEPADIAPAAEAPADAPAGEAPA, encoded by the coding sequence ATGACCGACATCACGGGTGCGGCCGGAGTGCCGGCGACGGTGACCGCACCACCCGATCCGGCCGACCGCCTCCCCACCTCGCGGGCGGTCTGGCGCTCCGCGTGGGTCGTGGTCGCCGTGGTGGCGGTCGGCCTGTTCGTGAACTTCGTGGTGGGCGACGGCGGTGCGGTCATCTTCACCGTGCTGATGTCGTGGTTCGCCGCCGTGGCCATGGAGCCCGCGGTGCGGCCGCTGTCGCGGCACATGCGCCGTGGCGCCGCCACGGGGATCGTGATGGTCAGCTTCGTCGTGCTGTCCGTGCTGTTCGTGCTCGTCTTCGGGCAGCTGCTGGTCTCGCAGATCAAGGGGATCGTCACCGCGCTGCCCGGGCTGGTCGACCACCTGCTCACGACGGTGAGCGGGTGGACCGGCTCCACCCTCTCGCTCAACGACCTGCTCGCCTCGCTCAACATCGCGCCCAACGACCTCGCCGCCTACGCCGGCAACATCCTCGCCGCGGTGCTCACGCTGGCCGGCGCGGTGCTCAGCTCCGTGTTCGGCTTGTTCACCTTCGGCCTGTTCACGTTCTACATCTCCGCCGACTACCTCCGGCTGCGCACCTACATCGCGACGCTGTTCCCCCTGCGGGTGCAGCGCGCCGTCATCGACGTCTGGGACGTCACCGCCACCAAGACCGGCAACTACGTCGCCGCCCGTGTGGTGCTCGCGACGATCAACAGCGTCACCACCGGCATCGTGTTCGTGATCATCGGGATGCCCTACTGGCTCGCGCTGGCGATCTGGACCGGAGTCGTCGCGCAGTTCGTGCCCACGATCGGCACCTACATCTCGATCATCCTGCCGGTGATCGTCGGCCTGCTCAGCCCCACCCCGATCGTCGGCGTCATCGCCCTGGTGTGGGCGCTGCTCTACCAGCAGGTGGAGAACCTCACGATCGAGCCGAGGATCAGCGCTCGCGCCGTCGACGTCCATCCTGCGGTGGCGTTCGGATCGGTCATGCTCGGCGCGGCGTTGTTCGGTGCCGCCGGCGCGCTGCTCGCGATCCCGGTGATCGCGATGGTGATCAGCCTCAGCGAGGGCTTCCGCCTGCGCCACGGCGTCGACCCGAAGGCCCTCGAACCGCCGGCCCTGGCACCGCCCATGGGCCTGGTGCCCAAGCGTCGCAAGCGCTCCGACCGGCACGACACTGAGCCAGCCGACATCGCGCCTGCCGCCGAGGCGCCCGCCGACGCGCCTGCGGGTGAGGCGCCGGCGTGA
- a CDS encoding redoxin domain-containing protein, with product MTTSRARVRAPELVGRGGWLNTGGAELSLADLRGKIVLLDFWTFCCVNCLHVLDELRPLEQRFSDVLVIVGVHSPKFVHEAEHAAVVAAVERYGVDHPVLDDPELATWQQYAVRAWPTLTVVDPEGYVVAQMSGEGHAHALDALVADLVTEHEAKGTLHRGTGPFVPPPPRPGLLSFPGKAVVLGDGTLLVSDTAHHSLVHLAADGETLLRRVGTGVRGFVDGDAGTARFSEPNGVAVLPDDVAARLGYDVVVADTVNHAVRALDTATWTVRTLAGTGAQWMQGEASSGHARAVSLSSPWDLAWFDDALVVAMAGVHRLDRVDPGAGAVAPYAGTTNEGLVDGELPAAWFAQTSGLAVSADGDTLWLADSETSALRRVRNGLVTTEVGRGLFDFGLMDGDAEDALLQHPLGVCELPDGSVAVADTYNGAIRRFDPATRQVSTLATGLAEPSDVVVVPDADRGHVLLVVESAAHRLTRVALPEAALRVEGSSYRTRRPPTDVAPGPLDLEVLFTPPPGQKLDDRYGPSTYLVVSASPPALLSDGAGSGTDLRAPLVLADPAESGVEEGVLHVSVRAASCDDPDAPGAAEFPACHVHQQDWGVPVRLTPDGARRLALVLAGLEA from the coding sequence GTGACGACCTCCCGTGCCCGCGTGCGCGCCCCCGAACTCGTCGGTCGGGGCGGCTGGCTCAACACCGGCGGCGCCGAGCTCTCCCTCGCCGACCTGCGCGGCAAGATCGTGCTGCTCGACTTCTGGACGTTCTGCTGCGTCAACTGCCTGCACGTGCTGGACGAGCTGCGCCCGCTCGAGCAGCGCTTCTCCGACGTCCTGGTGATCGTCGGCGTCCACTCGCCGAAGTTCGTGCACGAGGCCGAGCACGCCGCCGTGGTCGCCGCGGTGGAGCGTTACGGCGTCGACCACCCGGTGCTCGACGACCCCGAGCTGGCCACCTGGCAGCAGTACGCCGTGCGCGCGTGGCCCACGCTCACCGTCGTCGACCCCGAGGGCTACGTCGTGGCGCAGATGTCGGGCGAGGGCCACGCGCACGCCCTCGACGCGCTGGTGGCCGACCTCGTCACCGAGCACGAGGCGAAGGGCACGCTGCACCGCGGCACCGGGCCGTTCGTGCCCCCGCCGCCGCGGCCCGGGCTGCTCTCGTTCCCCGGCAAGGCGGTGGTGCTCGGCGACGGCACGCTCCTGGTGAGCGACACCGCGCACCACTCGCTGGTGCACCTGGCCGCCGACGGCGAGACGCTGCTGCGCCGCGTCGGCACGGGCGTGCGCGGATTCGTCGACGGCGACGCCGGCACGGCACGGTTCAGCGAGCCCAACGGCGTCGCGGTGCTGCCCGACGACGTGGCCGCGCGGCTCGGCTACGACGTGGTCGTGGCCGACACGGTCAACCACGCGGTCCGCGCTCTCGACACCGCCACGTGGACGGTGCGCACGCTCGCGGGCACGGGCGCGCAGTGGATGCAGGGCGAGGCGTCCTCCGGCCACGCGCGCGCGGTGTCGCTGTCGAGCCCGTGGGACCTCGCCTGGTTCGACGACGCGCTGGTGGTGGCGATGGCCGGTGTGCACCGGCTCGACCGCGTCGACCCCGGCGCCGGCGCCGTCGCGCCCTACGCCGGCACCACCAACGAGGGCCTCGTCGACGGCGAGCTGCCCGCGGCCTGGTTCGCCCAGACCTCCGGTCTCGCCGTCAGCGCCGACGGCGACACCCTGTGGCTGGCCGACAGCGAGACCTCCGCACTGCGCCGGGTGCGCAACGGCCTCGTCACCACCGAGGTGGGACGTGGCCTGTTCGACTTCGGGCTCATGGACGGCGACGCCGAGGACGCCCTGCTCCAGCACCCGCTCGGCGTCTGCGAGCTGCCGGACGGATCGGTCGCCGTGGCCGACACCTACAACGGCGCGATCCGGCGGTTCGACCCGGCGACGCGTCAGGTGAGCACGCTGGCCACCGGGCTGGCCGAGCCCAGCGACGTCGTCGTCGTGCCGGACGCCGACCGCGGCCACGTGCTGCTCGTCGTGGAGTCCGCGGCCCACCGCCTCACCCGGGTCGCGCTACCGGAGGCCGCGCTGCGGGTCGAGGGCTCGTCCTACCGCACCCGGCGCCCGCCCACCGACGTCGCGCCCGGGCCGCTCGACCTCGAGGTGCTCTTCACGCCGCCGCCCGGCCAGAAGCTCGACGACCGGTACGGCCCGTCGACCTACCTCGTCGTGTCGGCCTCGCCGCCCGCGCTGCTCTCCGACGGCGCCGGCAGCGGCACCGACCTGCGCGCGCCGCTCGTGCTGGCCGACCCCGCCGAGTCCGGCGTCGAGGAGGGGGTGCTGCACGTCTCGGTGCGCGCGGCGTCGTGCGACGACCCGGACGCGCCGGGCGCCGCGGAGTTCCCGGCGTGCCACGTTCACCAGCAGGACTGGGGCGTCCCAGTACGGTTGACGCCGGACGGAGCGCGACGGCTCGCGCTCGTGCTCGCGGGACTGGAGGCCTGA
- a CDS encoding DUF2019 domain-containing protein encodes MAHWPKLPGPVPVRHGRSPPDRVRSAAVTPPTASNGPEVEVLLARYQRALEDWDESQDNPTEANARFDAAHGLAKQLRQTKEGRAGIQALMEHPRPGVQLIAASDTLAWAPDRAVPILESLESGSGLHAVSAKYTLRSYRAGKLNLDW; translated from the coding sequence CTGGCTCACTGGCCAAAGCTTCCAGGACCAGTACCAGTTCGGCATGGACGTTCTCCGCCAGATCGCGTCCGGAGTGCTGCAGTGACCCCGCCTACGGCATCGAACGGTCCTGAGGTCGAGGTGCTTCTGGCCCGCTACCAGCGCGCCCTCGAGGACTGGGACGAGTCACAGGACAACCCCACGGAGGCGAACGCCCGGTTCGATGCCGCACATGGCCTGGCAAAGCAGCTGAGGCAGACGAAGGAGGGACGAGCGGGCATCCAGGCGCTCATGGAGCACCCACGTCCCGGAGTGCAACTGATCGCCGCTTCGGACACGTTGGCGTGGGCTCCAGACCGGGCAGTCCCAATCTTGGAATCGCTCGAATCGGGCTCTGGCCTCCATGCCGTCAGTGCGAAGTACACCTTGCGCTCCTACCGAGCCGGCAAGTTGAACCTGGACTGGTGA
- a CDS encoding MarR family transcriptional regulator: MLTVVSPSPSVTADLAHDLRLAVMRLARRLRQTRADHGLGLGQLSVLATLDRGGPMTAGALAALEQVRPPSLTRTLTHLEDAGLVVRSPDPDDGRQVVVSLTDEARRLVHEDRRRRDEWLASLMRDLTPEQRRVLAEALPLLEGMADS, encoded by the coding sequence ATGCTAACGGTCGTGTCACCGAGCCCCTCCGTCACCGCCGACCTGGCGCACGACCTGCGCCTGGCCGTGATGCGGCTCGCCCGGCGCCTGCGCCAGACCCGCGCCGACCACGGCCTCGGCCTCGGCCAGCTCTCGGTGCTCGCCACCCTCGACCGCGGCGGCCCCATGACCGCGGGCGCGCTCGCCGCGCTCGAGCAGGTGCGGCCGCCCTCGCTCACCCGCACGCTCACCCACCTCGAGGACGCCGGGCTCGTGGTGCGCAGCCCCGACCCGGACGACGGCCGCCAGGTGGTCGTCTCGCTCACCGACGAGGCGCGCCGGCTCGTGCACGAGGACCGGCGGCGGCGCGACGAGTGGCTGGCCTCGCTGATGCGCGACCTGACCCCCGAGCAGCGCCGGGTGCTGGCCGAGGCGCTGCCCCTGCTCGAGGGGATGGCCGACTCGTGA
- a CDS encoding AraC family transcriptional regulator, translating to MTAAEIVELAPGTAAGVEAHVPVPELPAFFARALPEAMAVAAEQGAAVTGPPFALYPSPPGTLVHVVAGIPVDRAVTPQGDVVPVEIPGGPAIEGVHEGSYDTIAATYERLLDAAHREGREPAGPMWEYYLTDPSRQPDPADWRTRVVVALRP from the coding sequence ATGACCGCCGCCGAGATCGTCGAGCTCGCCCCCGGCACCGCTGCCGGCGTCGAGGCCCACGTGCCCGTCCCGGAGCTGCCGGCGTTCTTCGCCCGGGCCCTGCCCGAGGCGATGGCCGTGGCGGCCGAGCAGGGCGCCGCCGTGACCGGCCCGCCCTTCGCCCTCTACCCCAGCCCTCCGGGCACCCTCGTGCACGTGGTGGCCGGGATCCCGGTCGACCGCGCCGTCACCCCGCAGGGCGACGTGGTGCCGGTGGAGATCCCGGGGGGCCCGGCGATCGAGGGCGTCCACGAGGGCAGCTACGACACGATCGCCGCCACCTACGAACGGCTGCTCGACGCCGCGCACCGCGAAGGCCGCGAGCCCGCCGGCCCCATGTGGGAGTACTACCTGACCGACCCGTCCCGTCAGCCCGACCCCGCCGACTGGCGCACCCGCGTCGTCGTCGCCCTCCGCCCCTGA